In a single window of the Pseudodesulfovibrio profundus genome:
- a CDS encoding M20 family metallo-hydrolase, producing MKSVFDTIEKQSDRVVELQTALTAIPAMGPKNGGDGEKEKADFLLSYLKSMGIADIREYRAPDESVSCGYRPSVAAIIPGKNTEKTLWVISHTDIVPPGDLGLWNSDPYTVVRDGDVITGRGVEDNQQGIVSSLLTAHALIDNGITPEINYGMIFIADEETGSTFGLDYLLREHEELFKKEDLILVPDFGESTSDMVEVAEKSMFWLKVIVEGKQCHASTPDQGINTLVPASAMILKIKQLEDIFDAENPIFDPPRSTFQPTMKEANVTNVNTIPGRDVFYVDSRVMPEYDLDEILDQIKVYGKEVEDEYGVTISYEVPMREQAAPATPEDSEIVQKTIASIKRVYNNSPRPVGVGGGTVAALLRRKGYHVVVWATLNHCAHQPNEWASIKNTIGDAKVIADMLIS from the coding sequence ATGAAATCAGTTTTTGATACGATAGAAAAACAATCTGATCGAGTAGTCGAACTGCAGACCGCTTTGACTGCCATTCCTGCCATGGGCCCTAAAAATGGCGGGGACGGAGAAAAAGAAAAAGCAGATTTTCTTTTATCCTACCTGAAGTCCATGGGAATTGCTGACATTCGTGAATATCGTGCTCCGGACGAAAGCGTCAGTTGCGGATACCGACCTAGTGTGGCAGCCATCATACCTGGCAAAAACACAGAAAAAACCCTGTGGGTTATTTCGCACACCGATATCGTTCCTCCGGGCGATCTGGGATTGTGGAACTCAGACCCATACACCGTGGTTCGCGATGGCGATGTCATTACTGGCCGCGGAGTCGAAGACAATCAGCAAGGAATAGTTTCCTCCCTGTTGACCGCCCATGCTCTGATTGACAATGGGATCACCCCTGAAATCAATTACGGTATGATATTCATTGCAGATGAAGAAACAGGCTCGACCTTTGGCCTTGACTACCTGCTTCGCGAACATGAAGAGCTTTTCAAAAAAGAAGACCTTATTCTTGTCCCGGATTTTGGTGAATCGACTTCCGATATGGTCGAAGTTGCAGAAAAGTCCATGTTCTGGTTGAAAGTCATAGTTGAAGGCAAGCAATGCCACGCCTCCACTCCAGACCAGGGGATTAATACTCTTGTCCCGGCCTCTGCAATGATTCTCAAGATTAAACAACTTGAAGATATTTTTGATGCGGAAAATCCCATATTCGATCCTCCTCGCTCGACTTTTCAGCCGACAATGAAGGAAGCAAACGTTACTAACGTCAACACCATTCCCGGGCGCGATGTCTTCTACGTCGATTCCCGCGTAATGCCTGAATACGACCTGGACGAAATCCTCGACCAGATTAAAGTATACGGCAAAGAAGTTGAAGACGAATACGGCGTAACCATTTCTTATGAAGTTCCGATGCGCGAACAGGCTGCTCCGGCAACACCGGAAGACAGTGAGATTGTCCAAAAGACCATTGCCAGTATCAAGCGGGTCTACAACAACTCTCCGCGCCCCGTTGGCGTTGGTGGCGGCACCGTAGCCGCTCTGCTTCGCCGCAAAGGCTACCATGTCGTTGTATGGGCCACCCTCAACCACTGCGCTCACCAGCCCAATGAATGGGCCTCGATAAAGAACACGATCGGTGATGCAAAAGTTATAGCCGACATGCTGATCTCCTGA
- a CDS encoding PxxKW family cysteine-rich protein: protein MAKKKAISLEGAVKTDEGLSYKGMIMEEIVEKCEGCERVAAVEGGKYCPAYAQPAMKWAHGVCNFATHVRAEVDSAGAVKVNPLKASKRAARGR, encoded by the coding sequence ATGGCCAAGAAAAAAGCTATTTCCCTTGAGGGCGCTGTAAAGACTGATGAAGGTCTCAGCTACAAGGGCATGATCATGGAAGAAATTGTTGAGAAATGTGAAGGTTGCGAACGTGTTGCTGCTGTAGAAGGCGGCAAGTACTGCCCTGCCTACGCCCAACCTGCAATGAAATGGGCTCACGGTGTTTGCAACTTTGCCACCCACGTCCGTGCAGAGGTTGACAGCGCCGGTGCGGTCAAGGTCAACCCGCTGAAGGCATCCAAACGTGCCGCTCGCGGTCGCTAG
- a CDS encoding amidohydrolase family protein produces MTTPLPDCDLLVRADTIITQDEKRRIISNGAVVIKNDIIADIGTYADMESAYAPIERLDMVGKILMPGLVNAHTHLPMTLLRGVADDLPLMRWLEKHIWPVEHQLTEEMLRIGARIGCAELIRTGCTSFLNGYFKEFTTGDEANQAGLRAVLGEGFFSFPSPMFPTAEDCWKTIRELHSKYSSSQLISTAVTPHAVFTVKPGDLEASYHLAKDLGLQWQIHLAESPEETAICLDKYGKRPVQLLADLDLLSPCTTLHHCVDVTSEEIALLSERQVNVVHNPSSNLKLNSGISPVQEMLDAGVVVGLGTDGASSNNQLNMFREMGLAALIGKVRQNDASAVNAQSVLDMATRGSANCLGMSELGQIAIGSPADLIAFDLSSPNMMPVYNPISHLVYASTGHEVCMTMVGGKILYLYGNYWTMDIKALHYDALRAKEWVVSVAKK; encoded by the coding sequence ATGACAACACCTTTGCCCGATTGCGATCTGCTGGTCCGCGCCGACACAATTATCACTCAGGATGAAAAGCGCCGGATCATAAGCAACGGGGCCGTTGTCATCAAAAATGATATCATCGCTGACATAGGTACATATGCTGACATGGAGTCAGCATATGCACCTATTGAACGACTGGACATGGTCGGCAAGATTCTGATGCCCGGCCTAGTCAATGCCCACACTCATTTACCCATGACGCTACTCAGGGGGGTCGCTGATGACCTTCCCCTAATGCGTTGGCTGGAAAAACACATATGGCCAGTAGAGCATCAACTCACAGAGGAGATGCTGCGTATAGGAGCACGCATTGGGTGTGCTGAATTAATCAGAACCGGGTGCACCTCATTCTTAAACGGTTACTTTAAGGAATTCACAACTGGAGATGAAGCTAATCAGGCTGGACTACGTGCCGTCTTGGGCGAAGGATTTTTCAGTTTTCCATCTCCAATGTTTCCAACAGCCGAAGATTGTTGGAAAACAATACGAGAGCTACATAGTAAATACAGTAGCAGCCAGCTCATCAGTACGGCTGTAACTCCCCACGCGGTATTCACCGTAAAGCCCGGCGACCTTGAAGCCAGCTACCATCTTGCAAAAGATTTGGGTCTCCAATGGCAGATCCACCTGGCTGAGTCTCCCGAAGAAACAGCCATTTGCCTGGACAAGTACGGCAAACGCCCGGTTCAACTGTTGGCGGATTTAGACCTGCTTTCGCCATGTACAACTCTTCACCACTGTGTTGATGTGACAAGCGAAGAGATTGCCCTCTTATCTGAACGCCAGGTAAATGTTGTTCACAACCCCTCATCCAATCTTAAGCTGAATTCCGGAATATCACCTGTTCAGGAGATGCTTGACGCTGGTGTTGTTGTCGGACTTGGAACTGATGGCGCTTCAAGCAATAATCAACTGAACATGTTTAGAGAGATGGGGTTGGCCGCACTCATAGGTAAAGTTCGCCAAAATGATGCGTCAGCCGTAAATGCTCAGTCGGTACTGGATATGGCAACACGAGGCTCAGCAAACTGTTTGGGGATGAGTGAGCTTGGACAGATTGCAATTGGAAGTCCGGCGGATTTGATTGCATTTGATTTATCCTCACCCAACATGATGCCAGTATACAATCCGATTTCACATTTGGTTTATGCAAGTACGGGTCATGAAGTGTGCATGACAATGGTTGGAGGTAAAATTCTTTATTTATATGGAAATTACTGGACAATGGACATAAAAGCATTGCATTACGATGCGTTGCGAGCAAAAGAATGGGTTGTTTCGGTGGCTAAAAAGTAA
- the mtnP gene encoding S-methyl-5'-thioadenosine phosphorylase translates to MTKIGIIGGSGLDNPDILQDAQDINVETAFGAPSSPLKTGRIEGREVAILARHGREHTIPPTFVNYKANIQALKEVGCSQILATTACGSLREKIDRGHLVILDQFIDFTRRRDVSFFDSFEPHNAVHTGMAEPFDKNMRNTLIKGCEDLNITHHKTGTVITIEGSRFSTRAESNMFRMWGADVINMSVAPECIFANEAGIPYAAVAMSTDYDCWKTDEAPVTWDDILEVFKGNVEKVISLLKETIRNID, encoded by the coding sequence ATGACTAAAATCGGAATTATAGGCGGCAGTGGACTGGATAACCCCGACATTCTACAGGATGCACAAGACATCAATGTTGAAACGGCGTTTGGAGCCCCCTCTTCCCCTTTGAAAACCGGTCGCATTGAAGGGCGCGAAGTCGCCATACTTGCTCGCCACGGTCGAGAGCACACAATCCCTCCGACATTCGTCAACTACAAGGCTAATATCCAAGCGTTGAAAGAGGTTGGTTGCAGTCAAATTCTGGCAACTACCGCCTGTGGTTCTTTGCGTGAAAAAATCGACCGGGGCCATTTGGTTATTCTCGATCAATTCATTGACTTCACCAGACGCCGCGATGTGTCCTTCTTTGATTCCTTTGAGCCGCACAATGCAGTGCATACAGGCATGGCAGAACCTTTCGACAAGAATATGCGCAATACCTTGATCAAAGGATGTGAAGACCTCAACATAACGCACCACAAAACTGGAACGGTCATTACGATTGAAGGCTCACGTTTTTCAACTCGTGCCGAATCAAACATGTTCCGCATGTGGGGCGCAGACGTTATCAACATGAGCGTTGCCCCTGAGTGCATTTTTGCGAACGAGGCTGGCATCCCCTATGCCGCTGTGGCGATGAGCACAGACTACGACTGCTGGAAGACTGATGAAGCTCCTGTAACATGGGACGATATTCTGGAAGTCTTCAAAGGGAACGTTGAGAAAGTGATTTCCCTGCTCAAGGAAACAATCCGCAATATAGATTAG
- a CDS encoding adenine phosphoribosyltransferase, protein MNLRDYIRDIQDYPKEGIVFFDITPILSDPDAFRHTVDCLAEKFKDSGATKIVAAEARGFIFGAPLAYKMGIGFVPVRKPGKLPHKNRCVSYDLEYGTDTLCMHEDAIAEGEKVLVIDDLLATGGTAEGMLKLVTEAGGDIVGCGFVVQLGFLDGPKVMKDSGHNHCFLLEID, encoded by the coding sequence ATGAATTTGCGAGATTATATCAGAGATATTCAAGACTATCCCAAGGAAGGGATTGTCTTTTTCGACATTACACCTATTCTCAGCGACCCGGACGCATTCCGACATACGGTCGACTGCCTTGCAGAGAAATTCAAGGACTCAGGAGCAACGAAGATCGTTGCAGCAGAAGCTCGAGGTTTCATCTTTGGCGCTCCCTTGGCGTACAAGATGGGCATTGGATTCGTACCGGTTCGGAAACCTGGCAAACTTCCTCATAAAAACCGCTGTGTTTCTTACGATTTGGAATATGGCACGGACACACTTTGCATGCATGAAGATGCTATCGCAGAAGGTGAAAAAGTACTGGTAATCGACGACTTACTCGCCACGGGTGGCACGGCCGAAGGCATGCTTAAACTGGTTACCGAGGCTGGTGGAGACATCGTAGGTTGTGGTTTTGTCGTGCAACTCGGATTCCTCGATGGTCCCAAGGTCATGAAAGATTCCGGGCACAATCACTGCTTCCTTCTTGAAATCGACTAG
- the rsmA gene encoding 16S rRNA (adenine(1518)-N(6)/adenine(1519)-N(6))-dimethyltransferase RsmA, which translates to MSKDTPYRAKKSLGQNFLQDQNICRRIVQSAEINEQDVILEIGPGQGALTKFIIEEGPERFMVLEKDDELASQLLDQYPSIEMHEGDALEFDWNSLNTLNQCKIMGNLPYNVGSKLIWDIVSQVKTMERAIFMVQHEVAMRLTAQPGNKTYGGLTAWVNNFADTRYLFKVPPTVFRPRPKVDSAVVAFRPLPMAQWPENPDALAKLIKMLFQQRRKQLSSILKKKWTKGVELWFENEEVSPKARPENLTPDQFKRLSNVLSF; encoded by the coding sequence ATGAGTAAAGATACACCATACAGAGCAAAGAAAAGCCTTGGGCAAAACTTTTTGCAGGATCAAAATATATGCCGTCGAATAGTGCAATCTGCGGAAATCAATGAGCAGGATGTCATATTGGAAATTGGTCCGGGGCAGGGGGCGTTGACCAAATTCATCATTGAAGAGGGACCAGAACGGTTTATGGTTCTGGAAAAAGACGATGAACTTGCCTCGCAGTTGCTGGATCAATATCCATCTATAGAAATGCATGAAGGGGATGCATTGGAGTTTGACTGGAACTCACTCAATACACTTAATCAGTGTAAAATTATGGGGAATCTTCCCTATAATGTGGGCTCCAAGTTGATTTGGGATATTGTCAGCCAGGTCAAAACAATGGAGCGAGCCATTTTCATGGTACAGCATGAGGTCGCCATGAGGTTGACTGCCCAGCCTGGAAACAAGACGTATGGCGGACTGACAGCCTGGGTAAACAACTTTGCTGACACAAGGTATCTCTTCAAAGTTCCGCCGACAGTTTTCCGACCTCGCCCCAAGGTTGATTCTGCCGTTGTTGCTTTCAGGCCGCTTCCAATGGCCCAATGGCCGGAGAATCCTGATGCACTGGCGAAGTTGATCAAAATGCTTTTTCAACAACGAAGGAAGCAATTGTCATCTATACTGAAAAAGAAATGGACAAAAGGTGTAGAACTTTGGTTCGAAAACGAGGAGGTCAGCCCCAAGGCTCGACCCGAAAATCTGACTCCAGACCAGTTTAAGCGGTTATCGAATGTGCTATCGTTCTGA
- a CDS encoding HU family DNA-binding protein has product MTKADLVVKIAEKANLTKANAERSLNAFLETVEDTLVKEGKLTLTGFGTFAVDERKARVGRNPRTGAEIKIPATKVVKFRPGKLLKDAVK; this is encoded by the coding sequence ATGACAAAGGCTGATTTGGTTGTCAAAATCGCGGAAAAGGCAAACCTGACAAAGGCGAATGCCGAACGTTCCCTGAATGCATTCTTGGAGACCGTGGAAGACACGCTCGTAAAAGAAGGCAAACTTACTCTGACCGGTTTCGGCACATTTGCCGTAGACGAACGCAAGGCTCGCGTTGGTCGTAACCCTCGTACTGGCGCTGAAATCAAGATTCCGGCTACTAAAGTCGTCAAATTCCGTCCCGGCAAGCTCCTCAAGGACGCCGTAAAATAA
- the rpsU gene encoding 30S ribosomal protein S21 — translation MPGVYLDDSDNFDISLRRFKKQVEKAGILSELKKRQHYEKPSVQKKKKKAAAKKRLAKKMRKMRGM, via the coding sequence TTGCCCGGCGTTTATCTCGATGATAGCGACAACTTCGACATTTCCCTGCGTCGTTTCAAGAAGCAGGTTGAGAAGGCAGGTATTCTGTCTGAGTTGAAGAAGCGTCAACACTACGAAAAGCCCAGCGTGCAGAAGAAGAAAAAGAAAGCTGCTGCTAAGAAAAGGCTTGCCAAGAAAATGCGCAAAATGCGCGGAATGTAG
- a CDS encoding endonuclease MutS2 has protein sequence MESRTLQVLEFPKILNSLSGLTVSEAGAEACLKICPLDSLEAVNHSATLFEQGAAWVKESGFSLKSFPPIDGLFTYLDRQAVVIDQDALFALKQVLDNVYFCRESLRGFEDRGWDILWKSLFAYEWPVKTVSAIQRCLDPDGRIKDESSPGLMDVRQEIRSIHQRCTKRVKDFILSENLGNAIQEEFMTISSDRYVLPLKVNFKNKIKGIIHDYSQTGETCYFEPIFLVDTNNRLQELKKEEREEEYKVLKYMTGLIRDELEGIEEAYAGLVNLDILMAKVALSNKYDGHALQVVDEGNPKLMKARHPLLALSDEGVQPLTIELLSGQHALIISGGNAGGKTVCLKTLGLISLMAFSGLPVPAAEGSTLPLWKNIFVVMGDEQSLEENVSTFTAQIQYLKRAWDSIDSQTLFILDEFGAGTDPTQGAALAQAVIDSLVEKRATTLIATHFPALKAYAMANDYVRAASVLFDPGTKKPLFKLAYDQVGASIALDVAREHGMPAEILERAEKYLLLDGSDTTSVLDRLNEMAVQREEELEAVEIERAKLEKKRANLETRFQKERGKVLDNIQSQAQTIVKQWQAEKLGRKEARKKLAEVKEKVDGLAPTKPTAKPKFSFEDIVPGIKVSYQAWNKPGTVLEVNQRKKQVKVDIGGVAMWVKAEHLGPAGKTKAAASKGPSTVSKEPSDLVVEVDLRGNRADMALAELERAMDGALRKGAGKMEIVHGRGTGALRREVHEFLKHYPAVASFNLANEERGGDGMTEVKLK, from the coding sequence ATGGAATCCAGAACACTGCAAGTATTGGAATTTCCCAAGATTCTTAACTCTCTCTCAGGTCTAACTGTCTCTGAGGCAGGGGCTGAGGCTTGTCTGAAAATCTGTCCTCTTGATTCTTTGGAAGCGGTGAATCACAGCGCCACGCTTTTCGAGCAGGGTGCAGCCTGGGTTAAAGAGTCTGGTTTTTCTTTAAAGAGTTTCCCTCCCATTGATGGGCTGTTCACTTACCTTGATCGTCAAGCAGTAGTGATAGACCAAGATGCTTTGTTTGCACTTAAGCAGGTGTTGGACAACGTATACTTCTGTCGTGAGTCCTTGCGAGGATTTGAAGACAGGGGTTGGGACATTCTCTGGAAGTCTCTGTTTGCCTATGAATGGCCGGTTAAAACGGTTTCGGCTATTCAACGATGCCTAGACCCTGACGGCAGAATCAAAGACGAGAGCTCTCCTGGTTTGATGGATGTTCGGCAGGAGATTCGCAGCATACATCAACGGTGCACCAAGCGCGTTAAAGATTTTATTTTGAGTGAGAATCTTGGAAATGCCATTCAGGAAGAATTCATGACGATTTCTTCTGACAGGTATGTATTACCTCTCAAGGTGAATTTCAAAAACAAAATCAAAGGCATCATTCACGATTATTCTCAGACAGGCGAAACCTGTTACTTCGAGCCCATCTTTCTGGTTGATACCAACAACCGCCTTCAAGAATTGAAGAAAGAAGAGCGGGAGGAAGAGTACAAAGTCCTCAAGTACATGACAGGACTTATTCGTGATGAACTCGAAGGCATTGAAGAGGCGTATGCCGGACTGGTGAATCTCGACATACTGATGGCCAAGGTAGCGCTTTCGAACAAGTACGATGGGCATGCTCTTCAGGTTGTCGATGAAGGCAACCCGAAACTGATGAAGGCACGACATCCTTTGCTGGCCTTGTCCGATGAGGGAGTTCAGCCCTTAACTATTGAGCTGCTGTCGGGACAACATGCTCTCATCATCAGTGGCGGCAATGCCGGTGGTAAAACCGTCTGCCTCAAAACATTGGGCTTGATAAGCTTAATGGCTTTTTCCGGTCTTCCAGTGCCTGCTGCCGAAGGCTCTACGCTGCCTTTGTGGAAAAATATTTTTGTTGTCATGGGAGATGAGCAGTCCCTCGAAGAAAATGTATCGACGTTTACAGCTCAGATTCAATATCTGAAACGAGCTTGGGATAGCATTGATTCTCAAACCTTATTCATTCTTGATGAATTTGGAGCTGGAACTGATCCCACACAAGGCGCAGCATTGGCCCAAGCTGTGATTGATTCTTTAGTGGAGAAAAGGGCTACAACGCTCATCGCAACTCATTTCCCGGCATTGAAGGCTTACGCTATGGCCAATGACTATGTCCGTGCCGCCAGCGTGTTGTTTGATCCAGGAACCAAAAAGCCGTTGTTTAAGCTTGCATACGACCAGGTTGGCGCCTCCATTGCCCTTGATGTTGCACGAGAACACGGCATGCCTGCCGAAATCCTCGAAAGGGCTGAGAAATACCTTTTGTTGGATGGTTCTGATACGACTTCTGTGCTTGATCGACTGAACGAAATGGCTGTTCAGAGGGAAGAAGAGCTTGAGGCTGTTGAGATTGAACGGGCCAAACTTGAAAAGAAACGAGCCAACCTTGAAACGCGTTTCCAAAAAGAGCGAGGCAAGGTGTTGGACAACATCCAGTCGCAAGCTCAGACTATTGTAAAGCAATGGCAAGCAGAGAAGCTTGGGCGTAAGGAAGCTCGTAAGAAATTGGCTGAAGTCAAAGAAAAGGTAGATGGACTGGCTCCGACAAAGCCTACTGCAAAGCCTAAGTTTTCTTTTGAAGATATTGTACCTGGCATCAAAGTGTCGTATCAGGCATGGAATAAACCCGGCACAGTACTTGAGGTCAACCAGCGGAAAAAGCAGGTGAAAGTTGACATCGGTGGTGTGGCTATGTGGGTAAAGGCTGAGCACCTTGGACCTGCCGGTAAGACAAAAGCGGCCGCTTCCAAAGGGCCGAGTACTGTTTCCAAAGAACCCTCTGACCTTGTTGTAGAAGTTGACTTGCGCGGTAATCGTGCAGACATGGCACTAGCTGAATTGGAAAGAGCCATGGATGGAGCCTTACGCAAGGGGGCGGGAAAAATGGAAATTGTACATGGCCGTGGGACAGGGGCCTTGCGTCGCGAGGTTCATGAATTTCTGAAGCATTACCCTGCAGTGGCTTCCTTCAATCTTGCGAATGAAGAGCGAGGTGGAGATGGCATGACTGAGGTCAAATTAAAATAG
- the dnaG gene encoding DNA primase gives MDRSAVEAVKARISIKEIVSRYVDLKPVSGRWVGLCPFHQEKTASMSVNDEEGFFYCFGCQASGDVLDFHGRINGLEFRESLEQLAAEAGIELSSVPHDPHAAQRKARNRMFIEMHAEASSFFQRNLKMAAGDVALRYLHDRGTTRDVIEKFGLGYSPDDWHGLDNYLKSKGRNQEDGVEAGLLSSNDKGNVYDRFRGRLIFPIQDLSGKVIAFGGRIITDGEPKYLNSSDTPIYKKGEHLYGLNLARSTMTRSKRAILTEGYMDVITLHQFGYTDSCGVLGTALTSDQVKRVAGFCSRIDLIFDGDEAGRKAALKSSRMILQHGVACNVILMPDGEDVDSLLQEQGTEGLEQCMNAAPDGLQFCMNTLRASFAPRDIVAWAKNFLSELSDPSLRAYYLPRLASGLGLSEVDFRRDAGVSAPPRNTHQPPRQQPKRQPEPMQANQGGPLSTGKDDKDDRYFLKFPIQYPDYIPALVEKGFANILVTEWAKAFWEKLINTQHGQLLGMLNPQEKSYYIRCREEMRDSILTGHALLDEWKHICNKIADGQQKQSRRQLKQALHEAQLSGDQQRINDCFRALEESLRRDDEQH, from the coding sequence GTGGACAGAAGCGCTGTAGAAGCGGTTAAAGCTCGTATCAGTATTAAAGAGATAGTGAGCCGTTATGTCGACCTGAAGCCGGTTTCCGGGCGTTGGGTCGGCCTTTGTCCGTTTCATCAGGAAAAGACTGCTTCCATGTCAGTCAATGATGAGGAAGGATTCTTTTATTGCTTTGGTTGTCAGGCTTCTGGTGATGTGCTTGATTTTCACGGTAGAATAAATGGCCTGGAATTTCGGGAAAGCCTGGAGCAACTCGCAGCCGAAGCCGGTATCGAGTTGTCCTCTGTTCCACATGATCCCCATGCTGCACAAAGGAAAGCCCGCAACCGCATGTTTATTGAAATGCATGCTGAGGCAAGCTCGTTTTTCCAGCGCAATCTAAAAATGGCTGCTGGTGACGTTGCGCTGAGATACCTCCATGACCGCGGCACTACTCGCGACGTAATCGAGAAATTCGGTCTGGGCTATAGTCCTGACGATTGGCATGGTTTGGACAATTATCTCAAGTCAAAAGGAAGAAATCAAGAGGATGGCGTGGAAGCCGGTTTGCTTTCTTCGAATGATAAAGGCAATGTTTACGACCGGTTCCGTGGAAGACTCATTTTCCCCATTCAAGATTTATCGGGGAAGGTTATTGCTTTTGGCGGCAGAATAATTACAGATGGAGAACCAAAGTATCTCAACAGCTCAGATACGCCGATTTACAAGAAGGGTGAGCACTTGTACGGCCTGAACCTGGCGCGATCGACCATGACTCGCAGCAAGCGGGCGATCCTGACTGAAGGATACATGGATGTTATTACGCTGCATCAGTTTGGGTATACGGATTCCTGCGGTGTATTGGGAACAGCACTGACCTCGGATCAGGTGAAACGGGTAGCAGGGTTTTGCTCTCGTATAGATCTGATTTTTGACGGAGATGAGGCAGGTCGAAAGGCGGCTTTGAAAAGTAGTCGAATGATTCTGCAGCACGGTGTTGCTTGCAACGTAATACTGATGCCTGATGGCGAGGATGTCGACAGTCTGCTGCAGGAACAGGGAACTGAAGGGTTGGAGCAATGCATGAATGCGGCTCCTGACGGATTGCAATTTTGTATGAATACCTTGAGGGCAAGCTTTGCTCCAAGGGATATTGTGGCTTGGGCCAAGAACTTTTTATCGGAATTGTCCGATCCTTCGTTGCGGGCGTATTACTTACCTCGTCTGGCAAGCGGTTTGGGGTTATCAGAAGTGGATTTCAGGCGTGATGCTGGTGTTTCAGCGCCACCGCGCAATACCCATCAACCACCTCGACAGCAACCAAAACGCCAACCAGAGCCAATGCAAGCGAACCAGGGTGGGCCATTATCTACAGGCAAGGATGACAAAGACGATCGGTATTTTTTGAAATTTCCCATCCAATATCCGGATTATATCCCGGCGTTGGTGGAAAAAGGATTTGCTAACATTCTCGTTACAGAGTGGGCTAAGGCATTCTGGGAAAAGCTAATAAATACGCAGCATGGTCAACTACTAGGCATGCTGAATCCTCAGGAAAAAAGCTATTACATCAGATGCCGTGAAGAAATGCGTGACTCGATTTTGACAGGTCACGCTTTACTGGACGAATGGAAGCATATCTGCAATAAAATCGCGGATGGACAGCAAAAGCAAAGCAGGCGGCAACTCAAGCAGGCTTTACATGAAGCGCAGCTGAGTGGCGACCAACAGCGAATAAACGATTGTTTTCGGGCCTTGGAAGAATCTCTCAGGAGGGACGATGAGCAACATTAA